The DNA window AAGGAAAGTATGTGATTGTTTGGAAAAAAGTAAATGGGGAATGGAAAATCTACCTTGACATCTGGAACCGGATTGCTCAAAATAACTCAGATTGATCATGCTTAATGAGATAATTTCAACCGCCCTTCAGCTGGCTGTATTTACATTAATACCCTATATCGGATACAGGTTTTTTTATAAGAATAAAAGCGGTTTCCTCAATTATATCGGATTGATAAAAAGTCCGATCAAGCCATTGATTTATGCGCTTGCTTTTTCAATTCCCCTGATGGTGCTATTGCTCCTTTTAATTCACAACTCACCGGAACTAACGGATGCCATGAACAATCCCAAAAGTATGACCGGGAAATTTAAAGCCATGGGGATTGGGGTGAATACTTTTATTTTAATTGCAATGGCAGCAATATTTAAAACCGCATTGGCAGAGGAAATACTGTTTCGAGGTTTTATTGCAAAAAGATTTATTTCGATGCTTGGTTTTCACAAAGGAAATTTGCTCCAGGCCGTTCTTTTTGGTGTGATTCACAGTCTTTTATTTCTTACAATAACTCAAAATATTCTTTTTCTGCTCTTAATTTTTATTTTCCCCTTTACAGTGGCAATGGTCATCACCTGGTTGAATGAAAAACAAGCCAATGGATCGATTTTACCCGGTTGGTTGGCGCATGCAAGTGGTAATTTGCTTTCTTATTTGTTTTACACTTTGTTTTAAAATGGGTTTCACATGATTGAGAACTATTTGATAAATATCAAAACACAATTCAAATACTATAAGTCCCTCGCCGAAAAAACATTTGATCAAATGATCGAGGAAGATTTATTTAAACAATACAATGAAGAAAGCAATTCCATAGCCATTATAGTCAATCACCTCCGGGGTAATATGCTTTCCCGCTGGACGGATTTTTTAAACTCGGATGGAGAAAAAACATGGCGGCAGCGCGATCTGGAATTTGAGTCGGTGATTAAAAACAAAGAAGAATTAAATCAAAGATGGGAAGAAGGCTGGCATTGTCTATTTAATGCTCTGGACAGCATTAACGTAGATAATTTTAACACCAAAATATATATTCGAAATCAGGAACACAGCATAGTCGATGCCATCAACAGACAATTGGCACATTATGCCTATCACGTCGGACAAATTGTATTTATCGGCAAAATGTATTCGAACAACTGGAAAAGTTTGAGCATTCCCAGAGGAAAATCATCTGACTTTAATAAGAAGAAATTTGATAAAGGAAGACATAAGGGGCACTTTCCCGATGATATTAAATAATTGAAAGAAATAATTATCCATTGGAAATCATGAAAAAATCGCAAAAAATAAAGGTCTTCGATTTTGCAGTATTTCAGGCTATACTCTTTTCTCAAATTGGTTTGTTCGCCGGTATCATTTATTCATTTGGAGGATTTATTATAGACAGCCTTGTAACATTTGATTTTATAAGTACTGATGAAACAACCGGCTTAAGCATTGGAACGATTTTGGCGTTTGGCGCTATAATTGGGATGCCGGCCATTGCCTTTATCATAGGATTTGTAACAGGCTTAATTGAATCAATTGTTTTTAATATTTTTCTATCGCGAATACATGGCTTCAAAACCGGTATTGAGGAATGATAGAAAAAGCCGCAAACCATCAATAAATGTGCTCCTACTTATTTCAGCTTTTGAATTGAATATCATTAAATTGCCGCAATGAGTGAAAAAAAGAAAAATGTCACATTTGGATGGGCATTTAAAAGAATAATATGGCCGAGAAGAAAAACCATAGGCATAGGATTGGTTCTTATCGTAATCAGTCGATTGGCATCCTTAGTACTTCCGGGAGCCAGCAAATATCTTATCGATGATGTAATTGTTAATAAGGATATCCCCATGTTGAAAATCCTGCTATTGGTGGTAATTTCAGCGATCATTGTTCAGGCAGTCACCTCTTTTCTCCTAACAAGAATTTTAAGCGTTGAAGCCCAATACCTGATTTCCGAGCTGAGGGTACGTGTACAAAAAAAGGTGCTCTCCCTCCCCATTCGATATTTTGACGATCATAAATCCGGGGAATTGGTTTCCAGAATAATGACCGATGTGGAAGGAGTTCGCAATTTGGTTGGTACTGGGCTAGTGCAATTGGTCGGTGGTACACTGACGGCTATAATTTCGCTTTTTCTTCTGATCAATATCAGTGCGGCCATGACCTTTTTTGTCTTGGTTCCTGTAGGGATTTTTGCATTTATTGCGCTCAAAGCCTTTGGAAGAATCCGACCGATTTTTAGAGATCGCGGTAAGCTCAACGCAGAAGTGACCGGCCGTTTGACTGAAACTTTAAATGGTGTAAGAGTCATCAAAGGATTTAATGCTGAAAAGCAGGAAAACTCCATATTTGAAGATGGCGCCAGACGCTTGTTTGAAAATGTAAAAGCCAGTTTAACAGCCACAGCTTTTGTAACCAGCTCATCGACTTTTTTGCTCGGATTGGCCAGTACAGGAATCATGGGAATTGGCGGATATTTTATTATTCAGGGCGATATGACTTTCGGTGATTTTCTTGCATTTACCCTTTATCTGGGTTTTATGATCGCTCCTATTGTGCAAATGAGCAATATAGGCTCACAGCTGACCGAAGCATTTGCCGGACTCGACAGAACGGAGGAGATCATGCAAATGAACCCGGAACAAGTCGATAAAAATAGGCCGATAAAATTGCAATCGCTGAAAGGAGATATCATTTTTGAGAATGTGTCCTTCAGCTATATTGAGAATAAAGAAGTCATTAAAAACATCAGCTTTGAGGCACCGGAAGGATCCGTAACAGCACTTGTTGGCAGTTCAGGTTCAGGTAAAACCACCATTGCCGGTTTAGCTGCTACTTTTTTAAACCCGGAGAGCGGAATAATCACAATTGATGGCCGGGATTTGTCAAAAGTTGACCTGGAATCTTACAGAAAGCATCTGGGAGTCGTATTACAGGATGACTTTTTATTTGAGGGTACGATACGTGAAAATATTCTATTCCCAAGGCCCGATGCCAATGTAGAGGAGCTGGAAGAAGCCGTGCAAGGGGCTTATGTAAATGAATTTACCGATCGTTTTGAAGATGGACTGGATACAGTAATTGGTGAGCGCGGCGTAAAACTTTCGGGAGGGCAAAGACAAAGAATATCCATCGCAAGAGCATTACTGGCCAAACCCAAAATTATAATTCTCGATGAAGCCACTTCCAATCTGGATACGGAAAGCGAGACCTTTATTCAGAAAAGTTTGGAAAGACTAATGAAAAACAGAACAACATTTGTCATCGCCCATCGACTGAGCACTATAAGAAAAGCCGACCAGATACTGATAATAGAAGATGGAGAAATAATCGAAAGAGGAACCCACGATCAACTGATTGCGAAGGAGGGTCGATACTATGAACTATTTACTTATCAGAGTAGAATTTAAATAATTAATTCTTAAAAGTTGACAATTGATATTATAGGGGCAGGAATTGCCGGTTTAACAAGC is part of the Hyphobacterium sp. CCMP332 genome and encodes:
- a CDS encoding CPBP family intramembrane metalloprotease, yielding MLNEIISTALQLAVFTLIPYIGYRFFYKNKSGFLNYIGLIKSPIKPLIYALAFSIPLMVLLLLLIHNSPELTDAMNNPKSMTGKFKAMGIGVNTFILIAMAAIFKTALAEEILFRGFIAKRFISMLGFHKGNLLQAVLFGVIHSLLFLTITQNILFLLLIFIFPFTVAMVITWLNEKQANGSILPGWLAHASGNLLSYLFYTLF
- a CDS encoding DUF1572 family protein, whose protein sequence is MIENYLINIKTQFKYYKSLAEKTFDQMIEEDLFKQYNEESNSIAIIVNHLRGNMLSRWTDFLNSDGEKTWRQRDLEFESVIKNKEELNQRWEEGWHCLFNALDSINVDNFNTKIYIRNQEHSIVDAINRQLAHYAYHVGQIVFIGKMYSNNWKSLSIPRGKSSDFNKKKFDKGRHKGHFPDDIK
- a CDS encoding ABC transporter ATP-binding protein, yielding MSEKKKNVTFGWAFKRIIWPRRKTIGIGLVLIVISRLASLVLPGASKYLIDDVIVNKDIPMLKILLLVVISAIIVQAVTSFLLTRILSVEAQYLISELRVRVQKKVLSLPIRYFDDHKSGELVSRIMTDVEGVRNLVGTGLVQLVGGTLTAIISLFLLINISAAMTFFVLVPVGIFAFIALKAFGRIRPIFRDRGKLNAEVTGRLTETLNGVRVIKGFNAEKQENSIFEDGARRLFENVKASLTATAFVTSSSTFLLGLASTGIMGIGGYFIIQGDMTFGDFLAFTLYLGFMIAPIVQMSNIGSQLTEAFAGLDRTEEIMQMNPEQVDKNRPIKLQSLKGDIIFENVSFSYIENKEVIKNISFEAPEGSVTALVGSSGSGKTTIAGLAATFLNPESGIITIDGRDLSKVDLESYRKHLGVVLQDDFLFEGTIRENILFPRPDANVEELEEAVQGAYVNEFTDRFEDGLDTVIGERGVKLSGGQRQRISIARALLAKPKIIILDEATSNLDTESETFIQKSLERLMKNRTTFVIAHRLSTIRKADQILIIEDGEIIERGTHDQLIAKEGRYYELFTYQSRI